The genomic DNA TGAAAGTAGGTATTTTGTATTGTTTAATGATGACTGTACAAGATTTTGTTAGGTGTACTTCATGAAGAAGAAGTTCGAGGTGGTTGAAGTCTTCTTCAAGTTTAAATCCATGGTTGGAAATCAAAATGGTTTCAAGCTCAAAATGATAAGGTCTAATAATGGGGCAGAATAcactttagaaaattttcaaagattcTACGAAGAGGCTGGTGTTCATCATCAGTTAAGCAATGTgtatactccacaacaaaatggAGTAGTTAAAGAAAAGATAGAATAGTGATGAATATGGCTCGCTACATGTTTGAAAGTGAACTACCAAATGACTTTTGGGTAGAAATAGTAAACATAGTTGTTTACTTGCTAAATAGATCGTCAACCAAAGGTATTGAAGGGAAAACACCATTCAAAGCCTGGTATGGTTTTAAACCCTTTGTCTCACAATTAAGAGTGTTTGGTTGTATTTATTTTGTTCATGTtctaagagaaaaaaaaaacaacctgGACAAAAAATTGCAGCCATGAATTTTTGTTGGATATTCTAATGTTAAGAAATGTTATAAAATTTATAACCCTTTCTTCAAGAAGATGATTATAAATAGatgtgtgaaatttgatgaaGGGAGAAACTGGAAGTGGAATGCAACAGAGGAGGAGATGTGCGAAGAAGGGGGACTAAAATTAATCAACAACACATTGGAGATCAAACTAAAGATTATGCAGTTGATGACCATCCAGTACGAGGGACCAAATTGATCACCAATGTCTATCAAAGGTGTAATTTGGTGAATCTGGAACCAGTTACCTTTGAAGAAGTTTCCCAAGAAGTTGAACTGCGATGTGCCATGAAAGATAAAACCACTATGttaaacaaaaatgaaatatgagAGTTGGTAGATAGACCAACTTGCAAGAAAGTGATCAGAgttaaatgggtgtttaaaaccAATATGAACCCTAATGGATCAGTTAACAGATATAAAGCTAGGTTGGTTGCGAAGGGGTTTAGTCAACAATATAGAGTGGATTTCACTGAAACCTTTGCCCCTGTTGCGAGGTTAGACACCGTAAGGCTGCTACTAGCTCTTGCAATTCAAAAGGGTTAAAGGATACATCAAATGAATGTAAATTTAGCCTTTCTAAATGGCTTTCTAAAGGAAGAAATTTATGTCGAGCAACCTCAAGGGCTCGCAATACCTGGGTACGAAGCCAATGTGTATAAACCGAACAAAGTACTGCATGGCTTAAAGCAAGCACCAAGGGTGTGGTATGAAAGAATCGACAATCATCTAACAGAGATAGGTTTTGAAAAGAAGCATTAGCGAACCCATTTTATATGTGAAGAAAACTGGTAATGAAATAATTCTCATTAGTtcattatatgttgatgatttaCTTGTGATTGGCATCAACAGCAAACTGGTGATTGAATTCAAGGAACGGATGCAACAGAAGTTTGAAATGTCAGACTTAGGTGAAATGACATACTTCCTCTGTCTAGAGGTGAATCAAGCTCGCGATACAATTTTCATAAACCAAAAGGGGTTCACGATGAAAATCCTAAGAAGATATAGCATGGAGAATTGTAAAACAATGAGCACCCCTATCGCACAAGGTGAGAAGTTCACTAACAATGAAGATGTTGAAAGGGTTGATGAAACAAGCTATAGAAGCTTGGTTGGATGCCTGCTTTACTTGATTGCATCCAGACTTGACATAATGTTCATTGTAAGCCTATTGTCAAGGTACATGCATTGCTGCAATGCGAACCATTACAGAACAACAAAAAAGGGTTCTGCGATACATAAGAGGAACTCTAAGCCATGGAGTGAAGTTTGTGAATATTGAAAAGGTCAAACTACTTGGGCATTCAGACAGTGATTGGACTGGGTCTACTGCGGATATGATGAGTACCTCAAGTTATTTCTTCACTCTAGGATGGAGTGTGTTCTGTTAGAGCTCAAAGAAGCAAGAAACAATGGCACAGTCAACTACTAAAGCTGAGTATGTTGCAGCCATAACTATTGTAAATCAAGCTATCTGGTTAAGGAAACTACTGAATGATTTGAATTTAAAACAAGAAGAAGCAATAGAGATTAAGTGCAATAATCAATCTGTTGTTGCAATTGCAAAAAATCCAGTGTTCCATGAAAGAACGAAAGACTTCAAAATCAAGTATCACTTTAGTTCACTCCAGTTCGCAAGATCAGTTGGCTGACATTTTAACAAAACCTCTTGGGAAGATGAAGTTTGAAAGTTGCGTTATGATATTGGGTTTCACAACATGGaggccaaggaggagtgttgcgAAGTGACCATCCATGCACTGGCAAACCCTGATCATAAGACTGCGAGCATAACAAATGTGCAAGCTCTACAAAACTACGAGCTCACTCAAGACTGTGAGCTCGTCAAGTGTGCGAGCTCCCCACATCTGTGAGCTCACCAAATCGCGGGCTCATCAAAACTACGAAGTCTCCAAAAGTGCGAGCTATGTTAGTCGAGCTTATACATGCAAGCCTTTATTTTGCAAGTTGCcaacttgcactaaaacaatgATAATTCTTTATAAGATGTTTGTGATTGCTAATTAGACTGATATTAGCCAATGAAGAAGCAAGTTGAATTAATCAAGTTCCAAGATTAGTCAAgttgtaattattttattatttttcttaagcTTATTAAAGCTCACTTGTTCATATAAACTTTGTATCAGTTTTTTTAAGTAATAAACCAGTTGATCACAAGCTGATTTTCtcgtcttttttttttccttttgtttcaCTTCTTTGTTCATCAAATATCCAACAATTATTAGCCTATTCGCAAAAAGTTCTGTATGATATTAAATTCTCATGAATCTTATAAAATCCCTCTCATCTTCGCTTTgaattacttctaattatatGTTGAttataatttagtttttattGAATATTAATTTAGTTGACATCGATACTATTATTAAAGCTAAAAATCacaattaagttttttttctaAGACTTAAAAATGAAATATAACTAGACGTAGGTATCGtatgtataaaaaaattataagcttaatcaataaaattttgattGCACAAGTAGAACACATActctttcataaaaaaaaaaaaaaaactaaaataaatttaaaagactAATTTAGTTTTCTTAAAGGTACAACTAGACTCCCCACTCCCAATAATAACATCTTCTAATCATTTGGCCTATTCAGTTAGAGAACTATTAGCACATGAAATAACATCGAGAATACAAATATGGTCTACTGATGAAGCAACTGAAGTGCTTTCAACAATGTTGGTCTAAACCTCTTGACATCAAGCTTCACATTCTGTTTATCCAAATATATTGACCTTACTGCATCCCACCCCTGTTTATGAACTGATAAAGGGTCTTTAATGATCAAATGATCCGCCTTATATTTACTTATAAGTGAGCTCTCCTTTGCCTTTATTTTATACTCCAAGTACCTTAACTCCATATCCATGGCAGGTTGTTCAAAGTCTTGTTTAGCCAGCTCATCAATAGATCCTAAAGGAACTATTTGGATTACAATGGCATTATCAGGAAGGAACACCATGTTCGTTAGCCCAGCTCCATGGATTCCCATCAATACATCACAAGAATTCACTGTTTCAGCTACACTCCCTAAGCTGGTTGAAATATTAGGCTCCATTGTAACTACATTATACCCCAAGCTACTTGCCATTCTCGTTATTTTGTCGATATTTGTGAACGATCGAGATTTTCTTCGAGTTATGATCAACAGTCGAGGCCTTTTACGGGCATCATCTCCTATCTTGATTGCTTTTGCCCTCTTCAATGAGTAGGTTCTTCTCAAGAATTGCCTGAAATCTTTCATTGATAGTTGGGACTTTGATTGATCAATACCAAGTTCATGGTGATATTTAAGGCCAACAATCATACTTGGGTAGCAATGTGTTTTCCTTTCTTGATCGATTTCGACAATGTCGTATCGAGATAAGTTTCCGAGTATTCCTCGGAACTTACTGATCCACCAATGCCTGTTATCTGTCACAACAAATTGTACTTCTCCATTGAACTGCCTAGACGTTATGTATAGTGGAATGACCAAGTCACTGAAATCATGGAAATGGTTCCCTGAAAATCCTCCAAGGGAGAAAAGGATGGCTGGAACAGTTTGAATAAGGTCACAGTGAAGGAACTCCATTGAAGTTACGGCCCAGCTTTTAACAAGATCCATGGCTGCTGCATTTTCTTTTCGTACATAAGGCTTAACCGTCCAAGAAATCTCCCCTGCAGGAATGCCTGTTCGTAATGAAACCATAGATATAGTGGAGGAATTCCCCTGAACTGCAACGTCCCCGTTGATTTCGCAGTAATTCGATATTGGTTCGCAATCGCATGCATTGAATATTGACTTGGCAGATGTGCTCTCTTCAACTTCAAAATCGAagttcaaatgaaaaaaaaaagtcataCATGCCCTGAAGTTAGTAATAGAGTTTCGGGCGTACCTAGTTCCTGCAAAAGGCCGGCATCCTTAAACATCATAAATTGATTTTCAGCAGCATCCATGGATGATTGTGATTGTATATGCACTGCATCATGCAAGGAAAAAGTAAGCAATACAATAGCTACAAAACTATTGAGGGGGGAATCCGCTCCCTAGGAGAAGTTTTTGAAGTGTTCTTTTCTTGAGACCTTGACCCGAATCTCGAGAAGTAGAGGTATTCTTCTCGAAATGTCTATACTTGATTTTATCTTTAGGTTTTGTCTTTTTGCTCCGGGGAAAGcccaaaaattttacaaaatttaggTGGGAGGGCCTAGATGCACCAATGAAATGTTTAAT from Gossypium arboreum isolate Shixiya-1 chromosome 9, ASM2569848v2, whole genome shotgun sequence includes the following:
- the LOC108454868 gene encoding alpha-1,3-arabinosyltransferase XAT2-like, producing MHKCSLFCSSFKEKRLTHGVIVGCLLAAFTISIVFKSYFCTQLSVLHIQSQSSMDAAENQFMMFKDAGLLQELVEESTSAKSIFNACDCEPISNYCEINGDVAVQGNSSTISMVSLRTGIPAGEISWTVKPYVRKENAAAMDLVKSWAVTSMEFLHCDLIQTVPAILFSLGGFSGNHFHDFSDLVIPLYITSRQFNGEVQFVVTDNRHWWISKFRGILGNLSRYDIVEIDQERKTHCYPSMIVGLKYHHELGIDQSKSQLSMKDFRQFLRRTYSLKRAKAIKIGDDARKRPRLLIITRRKSRSFTNIDKITRMASSLGYNVVTMEPNISTSLGSVAETVNSCDVLMGIHGAGLTNMVFLPDNAIVIQIVPLGSIDELAKQDFEQPAMDMELRYLEYKIKAKESSLISKYKADHLIIKDPLSVHKQGWDAVRSIYLDKQNVKLDVKRFRPTLLKALQLLHQ